Proteins found in one Candidatus Binatia bacterium genomic segment:
- a CDS encoding sulfatase: MLTSARPLFLSLSLSLLFAVEALAQAPSAQISPPASTGRVQPESLLLITMDTTRPDHLQPYGATNVETPGLQALADSGVVFDHAYSVAPITLPAHTSIHTGLYPPQTGVRNNGIHYVPAEVTTLAERLRAAGFHTGAFVSASVLDHRYGLNQGFEVYDDDLSSGRERHPRMVPDRPAESTVTAASAWLDKLADGDRYFLWVHLYDPHATYSPPSPYRDRYQDHLYDGEIAYMDSQIARLLAHPRIAAGRGVAVIVLADHGESLGEHGEQTHGILAYDSTLHVPLIMRLPGSKAGTRVAQNVSQVDLVPTVIDLFHLSGDPGLPGRSLLPLVQGAGPAQSAYAETYLPFYTYGWAKLRVLRQERWKYIDGPAPELYDIMRDPRELSNQLKEQPGIAHDMQRDFQTLLSSMSSPEREEKLPIDTAAAAVAANRRGPSRRRHLGFCRLARQRRRFGQHSRDRGHHRYRRDS, translated from the coding sequence GTGCTCACGTCCGCGCGTCCGCTCTTTCTCTCGTTGTCGTTGTCCCTGCTGTTCGCGGTCGAAGCGCTGGCCCAGGCGCCGTCTGCGCAGATCTCCCCGCCTGCCTCCACGGGACGCGTCCAGCCGGAGTCGCTGCTGCTGATCACGATGGACACGACGCGGCCCGATCACCTGCAGCCGTACGGAGCCACCAACGTCGAAACGCCCGGGCTGCAGGCGCTCGCCGACAGCGGCGTGGTGTTCGATCATGCGTATTCGGTCGCGCCCATCACCCTTCCTGCGCACACATCGATTCACACCGGACTTTACCCGCCGCAGACCGGCGTGAGGAACAACGGCATTCACTACGTTCCTGCAGAGGTGACGACACTGGCCGAGCGCCTGCGTGCAGCCGGGTTTCACACGGGCGCGTTCGTTTCTGCCTCCGTGCTCGACCATCGCTACGGGCTGAACCAGGGCTTCGAAGTCTACGACGACGATCTTTCTTCCGGCCGCGAGCGTCATCCGCGCATGGTTCCCGATCGGCCGGCCGAATCCACGGTCACCGCCGCGAGCGCGTGGCTCGACAAGCTTGCCGACGGCGACCGCTATTTCCTGTGGGTCCACCTCTACGATCCGCATGCGACGTATTCGCCGCCGTCGCCGTACCGTGATCGCTACCAGGACCACCTGTACGACGGCGAGATCGCGTACATGGATTCGCAGATCGCACGTTTGCTCGCACATCCGAGGATCGCCGCCGGACGCGGGGTCGCTGTGATCGTGCTGGCGGATCACGGCGAGAGTCTCGGTGAGCACGGCGAGCAGACTCACGGCATCCTGGCGTATGACTCGACGCTGCACGTTCCGCTGATCATGCGCCTGCCAGGGTCGAAGGCCGGCACGCGCGTTGCGCAGAACGTGAGCCAGGTCGATCTGGTTCCGACCGTGATCGACCTGTTCCACCTGTCCGGCGACCCGGGTCTGCCGGGACGCAGTCTGCTGCCGCTCGTCCAGGGCGCCGGTCCCGCGCAATCCGCGTACGCCGAGACCTATCTGCCGTTCTACACGTACGGCTGGGCCAAGCTGCGAGTGCTGCGGCAGGAGCGATGGAAATACATCGACGGTCCGGCGCCCGAGCTCTACGACATCATGCGCGACCCGCGGGAGCTTTCCAATCAGCTCAAGGAGCAGCCCGGCATCGCCCACGACATGCAGCGCGATTTCCAGACACTGCTCTCGTCGATGAGCTCGCCCGAACGAGAGGAGAAGCTTCCCATCGACACCGCCGCTGCTGCTGTCGCCGCAAATCGCCGCGGCCCATCACGTCGAAGGCATCTCGGTTTCTGTCGCCTCGCGCGACAGCGTCGCCGGTTCGGTCAACATTCACGTGACCGAGGCCACCATCGGTACCGGCGCGATTCATGA
- a CDS encoding alpha/beta fold hydrolase, with protein sequence MSHIDQLSCYSGVDRNWHDGILAACPVLRAGFEPSPWVRNSHVQNLLTTLRGDTAARLRWDLEERLTMPDGGTVSIQWLGLAEPARTPVLVVLHTITGSGDGLRRFISSIRARLGWVVAACNRRGHAGLELTSPKINTMGPSEDLRRQILAIEARRPSAPLYGVGVSAGSGLLVRYLGEEGGRSRLRAAVALCPAYDIRDAFQFVDPRYDRYLTRKLVRFFLARNRQVLGPVGGYEECAAATTMAEFHDRLYPLAGFESREAFYVGCNPMEVARDVVAPVLVINSADDPVCVERNVHRHLGEMQKLPRITLALTRRGGHCGFFETLGAVESWADRAIAEYLGAADRMLG encoded by the coding sequence ATGTCGCATATCGACCAGCTCAGCTGCTACAGCGGTGTAGACCGCAACTGGCACGACGGGATTCTCGCTGCCTGTCCCGTGCTGCGCGCAGGCTTCGAGCCGTCGCCATGGGTGCGCAACTCGCACGTGCAGAACCTGCTGACCACGCTGCGCGGCGACACTGCCGCGCGGCTGCGCTGGGATCTCGAAGAACGCCTTACGATGCCCGACGGCGGCACCGTGTCGATCCAGTGGCTCGGCCTCGCCGAGCCTGCACGGACGCCTGTGCTGGTCGTGCTCCACACGATCACCGGCAGCGGCGACGGGCTGCGCCGCTTCATCTCGTCGATTCGCGCGCGCCTTGGCTGGGTCGTCGCGGCCTGCAATCGGCGAGGCCACGCCGGCCTCGAGCTCACTTCGCCGAAGATCAACACGATGGGCCCGAGCGAGGATCTGCGGCGGCAGATCCTCGCGATCGAGGCGCGACGCCCTTCCGCGCCGCTCTATGGCGTCGGGGTGTCGGCAGGCTCGGGCCTTCTCGTGCGCTACCTCGGCGAGGAAGGCGGCCGTTCGCGTCTTCGCGCGGCGGTCGCACTCTGCCCGGCCTACGACATCCGCGACGCGTTCCAATTCGTGGATCCGAGGTACGACCGCTACCTGACGCGCAAGCTCGTGCGGTTCTTCCTCGCGAGGAACCGACAGGTGCTCGGACCAGTCGGCGGATACGAAGAATGTGCGGCCGCGACGACCATGGCGGAGTTCCACGACCGCCTCTATCCGCTCGCAGGCTTCGAGAGCCGCGAGGCATTCTACGTCGGCTGCAATCCGATGGAGGTCGCGCGCGACGTCGTCGCGCCGGTGCTGGTGATCAATTCGGCCGACGACCCTGTCTGCGTCGAGCGCAACGTCCACCGGCACCTCGGCGAGATGCAGAAGCTGCCACGGATCACGCTGGCCCTGACCCGGCGCGGCGGACACTGCGGGTTTTTCGAGACGCTCGGCGCCGTGGAATCGTGGGCGGATCGGGCGATCGCCGAGTATCTGGGCGCGGCGGATCGAATGCTCGGTTGA
- a CDS encoding DUF4136 domain-containing protein — protein MKALGTIFVSLFTALAVVACSTVDVTTDYDHSAAFGTYRTYSLAPGPDSRDLPIYCEMALRKVVHDRLAERGVAEATGPDADLAIVWHVFLTDRTSAREMAEQRSGGRWDYAYGFYTSWTGAPNNYSNATPYPDGTLLLDVVDMRTKRLVFRGTGTAVAMGPESGARNIEKAVTKMVAALPATH, from the coding sequence ATGAAGGCACTCGGCACGATTTTCGTTTCGTTGTTCACGGCGCTGGCCGTGGTCGCATGTTCCACCGTCGACGTGACGACCGATTACGACCACTCCGCGGCGTTCGGAACCTACAGGACGTATTCGCTCGCGCCGGGTCCCGACTCGCGGGACCTTCCGATCTACTGCGAGATGGCGCTTCGCAAGGTGGTCCACGACCGGCTCGCGGAGCGCGGAGTTGCGGAGGCGACGGGCCCGGACGCCGACCTCGCGATCGTCTGGCACGTTTTCCTCACGGACCGGACCTCGGCTCGGGAGATGGCAGAGCAGCGTTCCGGAGGCAGGTGGGATTACGCCTACGGTTTCTACACGTCGTGGACCGGCGCGCCGAACAACTATTCAAACGCTACGCCGTATCCTGACGGCACGCTGCTTCTCGATGTCGTCGACATGCGCACGAAGAGGCTGGTCTTTCGCGGAACGGGAACGGCCGTAGCGATGGGCCCCGAAAGCGGGGCGCGCAACATCGAGAAGGCCGTAACGAAGATGGTTGCGGCCCTCCCGGCGACGCACTGA